AAAAAGTCAACATTCATCCAAATTGTGAATGTTTCCCACAGATTTATATTCTTGTGTGACAATCATGTGCATGTATGGCAACTGCTCCCAATGACTCCGAAGAGGAGCTAATTGATCAGTTTCTCTCCCAGCGTGGTCACGAAACCGCATCATGGGAGACGGAATATAATAAGAAACAATGTCCGGAATGCGGCGGAATCCACGACACAGAGGCAGTAACATGTTCAGTATGTGGGTGGAGCCCAGGACAATAGGGAGCGGCGTCGAATAAATGAATCGGCAATCCAGCTAATTTCTGGAATAAGCAAGAGGGGGTAGTCATTGGTATTTTCGAAAAGAAAATACCCTTACATCCCTGAAATCCACAGAAAGATGTACAGGGCAAGAGATCAAGTTGAGCATCAACAGTGGATTGAAAGGCTAGAATCTGCCGTCAATGAGCTTGGGTTTAGTGAACAGGCCTATACTACAGCAGTAGATCTCTTCCTAGCGGATGTTCCGGAGGAAGATGAGTCAAAGCCAACCGCTCTGGCTGCGAGTTTATACGCAGGGGCACTAATTGCTGAGGAAAATCCATCGCAAACAGAAGTAGCAGACGCCTGCGATGTAGCCAGACTGAGTGTACAACAGTACTGGAAGGAACGAATCAAGATTGCTGGACTGACTCCACCCGCATGGTAAGAACTGCTGAGTAAATCACCTCATAGGAGGCTTTGGAAAACCTGCCTCGTCAGACAAGTTCAAAGCTTCCTCATGGGTCAGTAAACACCTCAGAATAAGTCATAAGACAGTCACTTCGTATCGGTTGTGCAGAATCAGCGATATGAACAAATATATCGGTTATATATTAAGACTGAAAGTCAGCATGCTGTGCCTCCTGCTTTGACACAACATTTCCATGTTGATCGATTTCACCGCGTAGAATCCGTGTGCTAGAAATAATACCTCCATCCTCTGCAGTAACGTGATCTA
This portion of the Salinarchaeum sp. IM2453 genome encodes:
- a CDS encoding HVO_0416 family zinc finger protein, producing the protein MATAPNDSEEELIDQFLSQRGHETASWETEYNKKQCPECGGIHDTEAVTCSVCGWSPGQ
- a CDS encoding cyclin family protein, encoding MYRARDQVEHQQWIERLESAVNELGFSEQAYTTAVDLFLADVPEEDESKPTALAASLYAGALIAEENPSQTEVADACDVARLSVQQYWKERIKIAGLTPPAW